The window GGCAAAGCCCATGTCCTTTATTGCAGAACCTGCActttatttgttaaattattattgtcTCACAGACATGAATAAGCCTGTTTTAAAAggaaattgagaggaaaaatgaaaaataaaataaaaatggggcTGTGTAGAAAGGTGGGTGACGTGGGTCTAATTTAATAGTGACTTGAAAATATCCTAAGTATGATCCTTTGAAGATAGAAGAATCTTCATAGGGTGTTTACTTCAAAATTACACCTACCTTGAAAGTTTCCTTGAATTGAATTTAGCACAATAGACACTCATCAATTAAACCAACCAAGATATtgttttgatacattttttgttgtctatttttaaaaatataataataataataataatagtaactttTATCCAAAAATGATACTTTTTGAAgactgttaaaaaaaaaaaacctttaaaatttaaaaatgtaagataaattcatacattttatataagatttactaattttattattatttttatttttaaaatagaaaatatagaaTGAATATTGTGATTAACactaaattttactatttttgagATGCATTATGGGGAAATGGACGTTGATCATTTTCTAGAatgtggaatttttattttgatgatgaagCATAAGTTTTTGTTTCTATGTTAGCCAATACCTTACTTGTGGTGGAAAAGCCAAAGACACACATGACAAATTTCTATGAAACGTTATCTTCCAAGTTGCGGGTCCAAGTATGCATGCTGTGTCGTGTCGAGAAGAATTAGGCAGGCGGCAACATGTGAGGCTGTGAGCTCCTACAAAGTCAAGGCCTCCATGAGCGTgtttagaatttattttctctaatattatatatatatatatatattcaaattttagatcTGACAAAATCTTCAAGCTCGTGAAAGAAACTAATAAAAACGAATATGAGACTAGAGTTAACTGCAAGGCTTTTAAGGTCATGTTTGTCTGATTTCATGCAGCCTTATCTTACTGCAAAGATCACACGTaagtttgaagaaatttttgtaCCTGAGCTTAAATATCACCAAGTCCTAGAAATTAAATTCAGTGGCAAAGTCCACCTTGTCACAGTATATAAATCAAGCTTCCCTTACTGTTTCCTCATCTCAACAccatcttcttcctcttccatCATGGACTTCTCTGCTACCTTCATTATCAAGAATGCCGTTTCTCTCTGTTGTTTCTGTGTTCTTCTATGTTTTGCCACCAAAGTCTAAATATTGATCAAACTAAAACCCATAAGATATATATTAACATGCTATGATTATAGGGTCTATACGATTTGGGAGGAACAACGTTTTGGATCCACAACACAAACCCAATGGGCTGCCTCCCATACATGCTGGTCAGCTTCCCAGACGTCGCGGCCCAAACTGATAGCATTGGCTGCGCCGAGCCTTTTAATCAGATATCTCAATACTTCAATTCCAAGTTGAAGGAGGCCGTTCTCCAGCTCAGAAAAGACCTTCCCTCGGCTGCCATCACATACGTGGATGTTTACTCAGTCAAGTAAGAACTATTGAGCCACCCCAAGAAATATGGTAAGCCCAATTCAGGCccattaaccatattttcatCTGAAAGACTGAATTAATGCATCTTATACGTATGAATGCAGGGTTTGAGCATTCACTTGTAGCTTGCTGTGGCTATGGAGGCAAGTACAACTACAACAATGAAGTGGTCTGTGGAGGTACAATCACTGTTAATGGCACCGATATATTCATCGGAGCGTGTGACCGCCCTTGGGTCCGAGCAAATTGGGATGGAATTCACTACACTGAGGCAGCTAACAAGTTTGTTTTTGATCGAATCTCCAGTGGAGCATACACGGACCCGCCTGTTCCCTTGAAAATGGCATGTCACAGGAGGGATTCCCGTTAAATTAGGAATCAATCACTAATAAGAGCCATATCGCCAGAAAATATATCTGGATGACTATTACTATTGTTAATTGGTTGTTATTATGTACACTTGCATGAAATAAAAGAGTTTGGATTATCAAAATGTTTGGTTACTTTCCATCCATTTTATATCATCCCAAGTTCCCAACAAGACCAAAACCAGTAACATGGGCCCTTGTGGCAAAATGAAAGAGGAATCATAAAATTTCAGATAGTGGACAATGTACGTCCGGTAGCTAGAAAAGGCTATTGGCATGGGTAatacaagagagagagagagagagagagagagagagagagagaaagggtaGGCTCTTAAGTGATAAATACAATGAATCATGTCATGTGAAGGGTTGTGATTTGAAGTGAAAGGTGAGAAAGAGGAGATGAAGAAGGGATAAGTCGTTGAGTGCAAAAGGCCTACCAAGTTGTCTGTAAAGTCTATATTgcctttcatttatttatgaataCATAGGAGATAGATACCACCTCCCTTCCATTCAAGAGTGACACAACAATGTGCTTCTCCAAAGTGGTTTGACTTGTAGCTTACAAAAGGGGATAAtcccccttttttctttctttccttctttctttcttttcttttttatttttttatttttatttttgcttgtaatcaaaggaaaagaaaaataaagttgcTTCCCTTTATTGGTTCTTTCTTCTGGCCATGTTGTCTGcttcattttcccccttttttcttctccctctccttttttcatttttggtggaTTGAGAGAGTTGAGGGTTCCTTGTCCATCATTCTTTGCTTCctttccctctttctttttattgaattgTATGATCTATTTTTATTCATTGTCCATTTAGAAAAGCTGCAAGAGCCTAGAACACATTTTCCcttttcaggaaaaaaaatcattttcacttggACCCTAGCACTACacctttatcaaaataaataaataaatacataattatCAAGTGCTAGCCAAAAACTATTTCAAGTAAAATGCCATACTATTAGAAGCACTTCCAAATGTGCTTATAGCTTTCAATTTCATTTCAGCAGATTTAGTTCAAGATTTCACAATTGAGAAATGATGGGAGGAAATCAAATACCTTCGGCATCTTATTAAACAAAGACCATTTCAATCCTCTTGTCAGTTGggggaggggaagcaaagaatCATCAatcttgtatttatttatttgggtgATTCTCAGGAAATACACATGTAATGAAGATATATCTAATATTGTGGGACATGGTGGCCGTCATTTATGACTTACCAACTCTTCTGCTTTTGTTTTGATGAGATTGGTATGTTTCAACCTCaaatctctttttctctttttctctttcattcagTATGATGAATAATTGATTGGATAGGGTTAATTAAGAGAGAAATCAAAAGACTAATGGGCTATGCTTTAGTGCATCAAAATGAGGGTCCAaaccatttcattttattttgttttgtttttctatggAAATGATGAGAGGTTGTACCATGACATGAGTTCcacaatgaaaatgaaaagattcTTTTTTGTAGAATCTTCCTCAAcaaataatgtaaattttgagttctaaaCCAGGAAAAGGAAAGCCCTTGTCCTTGTCATtccagaaagaaagaaagggaaaaaaaaaaaaagaattctagAAATGCATTGGACCAATGTTGGAGAATGTCATTATCCTTGATTTAAGTATATTCTAATCCACCAATCTTCTGCCTCTCCATTTTCATGAAGGCAGTACATGTGATTGCACAACCCATCAAAATCAGTTCAACTGTAATCTCAAATATTTAGGATAATGGGGACTGTGTCCAAGCTGAAGCAGGTGAGCTAActtacaaattttcaaagaattaaagaaagaaatggagggATAATATAATTCAGTCTTCTCTGGTACTCTGTAGAGAGGTTGGGTGGGGAATCATGTCTTGTCATTTTCGTCCGCCCCATTTGAAGCTTTTCTCAACATCCATGGTGGTCCTGCACTGAAAATGGTCCCATAGGAGGCACTAGGAACAAATTGCCCTACATGCCCTTCTCTTACAGTCTTACTATATGTGAAGGGCATGCAGCAGGAACAAGTCAAGGCATTGTTGGCAGTGCAGGGGCAGAGAATATTCAAGGGGCGCCTTTACTTCTTTAGCCATGAAAATTATCATTAAGAATTTTACTATTTCATTGAGTAGTTGTTGAATGAGAAGGAACAAGATATTCTGCTACTACAAGACAATTAAAAGACAAGGTGCAGCAGTATGCTGATGGACCCGTTTGCATGCTTCGATCTTACAGTGAAAACCTAACAATGGTGGGGAGGATTAATTTTGAGATGTATTCCATGGGGATGCTAATTATGGAACAAGTGCCCACCATTGTCTTGCCTGTGAAATTTTTGTGTGTGTTCTTAtgtgagggagagagagagagggagatgtGACAACACTTTGGACTAGCTTTTCTTTTACAGCAATTGCTAGCtattcaaaaaaatacaaagaagcCAAGAATTCAAAGGAAAgcacatttttaaaaatgacaaaGCTATTTTGACTCTTCCATCTCAATAACATATAGCTTTAGGGATTCACATTGAGCCCACCATTATTGAGCTTCAacacacaattttttttttttttttggggggggggggaggggggtggtGGAGGAAAAGCTTAGTGTCTCTTTCTGTGCAACCCTTTATTCTTTGGTCTTCCTCCTTGTCAGAGTCCTTATCCAGCCCTTCCTCATCACCTTGACTCCCTCCACCTTGCTGCCCACGTGGCACACGTTTGCCTTGGTAGACCTCTTCCATCTGATCAGCTGGAATAGGTGCCCAATCCGCTTTCTCCACCTCAGCGTTGCACGTGGTTTTGCATGTTCTACTACACTCTTAGTCCCCTTGGCCTCTTTGCTCAATGGCATATTGGTGCAATGCTGAAGAGGGACCTTTGTGGCTGTGGTCTTTTCCCATGAGGCAACACCATTGTCTTCAAACTTGATTGATATGAAGGAATCTACAAAAAAAGATTTTGGAGTAAGAATATGATGATTGGGTGCCAAGAAAACAGGAGTTTTTTACTATATGGTGAAAAATGTGTGTTCTTTTGTACATGTAACCAAGTGAAATGCTAAGAACATGATTAATAAGAAATGACATTGAATGGATTCTGGTTGTGGACCAAGGGGTCCCTCTCAGGTTTCACAATGCACCGACTTCTGATGTGTCTGCTTCCGTGCATTTGCCACCATTCACTGAACCTCTTTTCTGCTCTTGGCTTACCTCATTTGTCATGTATATTTCagtatttcttgattttctttctcataTACTGCAGAGCTTTCAGAAATATCTTTGGACTAGTTCCTGAATTATTGAGAACAACTTTGCTGTTTCTCGAGTATTTCCCAAAATTATTGGCAAAGTTAGAAGATTAAGTTCCAAATATACACAAACACATTCCCTGATTTCcaacattttcatcatttctccTAGTTAATCCTCCAATTTTGTGTAACTTCTTCCCCTTGAATTACTGCTAAAGTCTCTAGTTTGTCACTATTTTCTATGCTGTTACCATTCACCATATCTCTTTGACATAACTAGAAAAGAAGACTGCAAAGTTGAAACATCTTCAAGAATAAAACATCAGCCTCTGGAAATGGCTAACACCCTTAACACACACAAACCCTTTCGCACATCATTCTAATTTGATCCAGCACTTAGAACTGAGATAGGATGtaacttcatttatttattttccttattttgatGGGTTTATGAACATGAGAATGGAGACTCAGAAGAAGatgaaacaacaacaacaacaacaacaacaacaacaccaCAATACATACCTTCTTGACTGGTGGAGGCATCATGATCAGAGTGATCAGACTTCCAGTGGCGAAACTCAAGGCGGTTGAGAAAGGAGCCCAAGGCGAAGATCTTGGGAAGGTTGATGGGGGGTTTCTTGTGCATGAGGCTGTGAGTTCTATGGTGGCCTTTGGCAAGGGAATGGTGCCCTTGTTTTGCTGCCAATATGAGGAGCCTCTCATTCAGACACAGGGGACACACCCCCACAATCACCTCTTTAGGATGGAAATAGCAGCAGCATGGATTATCTTCTCTATACAGATTCATTTCAGTAGAAGAGCCAGTAAAGGTTGAGACCAAGTGCAGAAGAATTTAAGAGAAAACTGAaaactagagagagagagagttttcaACACCTATATATCACATATACTACAGAGAATGGAAGTAAGGTTACCATAAGCATGCCCCACCAACATACTGATCTGGACAGCTTAATAGGTGGGGAATTTCTAACTGTCTGATTTGCAGACTATTTTCCGTGGTCAAGTTGTCAGTACTATTCTTCTGACTCTGATTCTCCCATTGTAAACTGTGACCCTTTCCTCCTGGGGTAAACCAGTATTTATCTTTTGATATGATGCTCCTTGTTGGTATTTCACTTGAATTCTGGCAGCTCTACCACACCTTCCTCTCATAAGTACTTTTTACTGCACTGAGTGAGCTGTAGCTTAAagcttttcttttatataatatatatatgtatgtaatgtatattataatataagttGATATGTGGGGAATCAATATTCTAATCAGGCAGTCCACAGTTAGGTTAAGCATGATAAATTTTTAAGGAGGAGGGAATCTAAGTTTTCTCAATCAGCGCTGCCCCATTTGACCTGTTCCCAGGTTTTAAGTTTGAGGACATTTTAATAACACTAGAATGAGGTTGAGCAGCAGACAGAAGTTGTTTTAGGTAAGGCATCTTGCAGCTTAGATGAGGGAGCTCTGCCTCATCTCAATCATTTCTTTTTGgacttaaaaaataagaaaaaaaaaaggggaatgTTTGGATCAGTAGTAATTACTGACTTCTCTTGATTCGAGACTGTATATACATCATCAGGAGGGAGCAGAGGTTGGGTCTTGGTGCAACCTGAAGCATCTGAAAGTGGGCATTTTCTCTGGCCTCATCATTCTTGGGAGTATGACTTGTTTTTGGAGAAATGTGCTGTCTTGAGGGCTCCTGTTAGGTAGAGCGTTTGGCATGTGGGCTCATGGAATTCAATAGCCATATTGGTAAAGTGCTCCACAGCCACAAGGCTGGTTCATTAGCTTTTATACCAATTTTAACCAACCTAGGATCCtctcaaaagaaaaaggataacTTGAGATAACCCAGATGTTATACTGAGGATTTGAATAAAAGAGTCTAAAGAGGAATGGATTAAGTGAAAAGTTGGCACGCAAACGCATTAGAAAAGTGTCACTTCAATAGTTAGAGAATCATTGGCTGCCCGTGCCTCCCATTTTCCCCCACTTCCTGCAAATCATTCTCGGCTCGTGTTTCCCATTTCCATCCTGAGAGTGCTTCACAGTTCTCACTGTCCCTGCTCCCAAGCTAATTATTATGAGATACATGCAACCACTACACCTCAATGGTCTCCAGACCCCACTGGAACACACTGGGGAAACAGTTAGAAAAACTTCCCTAGTTTTTGAATATTCAAATCAAACTCGTGCACCACAGAAAGATTGTCGCCAGTACACTGCAATGGAGTGTCCATGAAACATCCTAAAAGGTGTAAAGTGATGGAAACAGAAGAGCTGATGAGCACAtgggaagggggggggggggggggggggggggggggggaggggaggAGCTGTTCCCATTTGGGTTGGTTTCAGGTCAAGTTCACATTATGGTCCAAAGTTGTGTGTGGGTCTCCCCTTATGCCACCTTATTGTGTAGTCTCCTCTTATCCTGGCCCCCATTTCTGCCAACTAACAATCCACATTCCTTACAATAAATCTTTGccttttcactttgtttttccgATTAGGACACCAT is drawn from Vitis riparia cultivar Riparia Gloire de Montpellier isolate 1030 chromosome 18, EGFV_Vit.rip_1.0, whole genome shotgun sequence and contains these coding sequences:
- the LOC117907101 gene encoding esterase-like; the encoded protein is MRLELTARLLRSCLSDFMQPYLTAKITRFEHSLVACCGYGGKYNYNNEVVCGGTITVNGTDIFIGACDRPWVRANWDGIHYTEAANKFVFDRISSGAYTDPPVPLKMACHRRDSR
- the LOC117906172 gene encoding uncharacterized protein LOC117906172, producing MNLYREDNPCCCYFHPKEVIVGVCPLCLNERLLILAAKQGHHSLAKGHHRTHSLMHKKPPINLPKIFALGSFLNRLEFRHWKSDHSDHDASTSQEDSFISIKFEDNGVASWEKTTATKVPLQHCTNMPLSKEAKGTKSVVEHAKPRATLRWRKRIGHLFQLIRWKRSTKANVCHVGSKVEGVKVMRKGWIRTLTRRKTKE